In Silene latifolia isolate original U9 population chromosome X, ASM4854445v1, whole genome shotgun sequence, the following proteins share a genomic window:
- the LOC141618676 gene encoding uncharacterized protein LOC141618676 gives MPPKRARASTMTDEDIERMQDLNAALLEIVKGKKDEMNPSKVGASVARYKPAKYEGVGEPSLLGEWCREFDNIFELIACPEEMQVDQAVFYLRRKAGRWWTKNKATIREAFQLSEEPFVSWQNFKNILRNTFIPEHIRSKMRAHFDSFKMTDEMTVEDCHNIFMELAEYVADLNYNDEVLAMRFEKGLTLAIKKRLTAGVPTTVEEVYQRAGHAERIKEMVIEEKKEKGEKKRKSEAVSEGARGSKKANTNQLRVYTGNGTAFGGSASHGESRRAFSEPVQCFRCGKMGHKASTCRVVMNGQSREYGSQGGRWSN, from the coding sequence ATGCCACCAAAGAGAGCTAGAGCTTCTACCATGACCGATGAGGACATTGAGAGGATGCAGGACCTGAATGCTGCACTGTTAGAGATTGTAAAGGGGAAGAAAGATGAGATGAATCCTTCAAAGGTGGGAGCATCAGTAGCTCGATATAAGCCAGCAAAGTATGAGGGAGTTGGGGAACCATCGTTGTTAGGAGAGTGGTGTAGGGAGTTTGATAATATTTTTGAATTGATAGCTTGTCCAGAGGAAATGCAAGTTGACCAGGCTGTGTTTTATTTGAGAAGGAAAGCTGGGAGGTGGTGGACTAAGAATAAGGCAACTATAAGAGAGGCATTTCAGTTGAGTGAGGAACCTTTTGTGTCATGGCAGAATTTCAAAAACATTTTAAGAAATACCTTTATACCTGAAcacattaggagtaagatgagagctcaTTTTGATTCTTTTAAGATGACCGATGAGATGACAGTAGAGGATTGTCATAACATTTTCATGGAGTTAGCTGAGTATGTAGCAGATTTGAATTATAATGATGAAGTGTTGGCAATGAGATTCGAGAAGGGGTTGACTTTGGCTATTAAGAAGAGACTTACTGCTGGTGTCCCTACCACTGTTGAAGAGGTATACCAGAGAGCAGGTCATGCTGAGAGAATTAAGGAGATGGTGATTGAggagaagaaagaaaaaggagaaaagaagagaaagtCTGAGGCTGTGAGTGAGGGAGCTAGGGGTAGTAAGAAGGCAAACACTAATCAGTTAAGAGTTTACACTGGTAATGGGACAGCATTTGGGGGTAGTGCTAGTCATGGTGAGAGTCGTCGTGCCTTTAGCGAGCCAGTTCAGTGCTTTAGATGTGGGAAGATGGGCCATAAAGCCTCTACTTGTAGAGTGGTTATGAATGGTCAGAGTAGAGAGTATGGGAGTCAGGGAGGACGTTGGAGTAACTAA